From the Choristoneura fumiferana chromosome 15, NRCan_CFum_1, whole genome shotgun sequence genome, the window ATAGGATATgtatataaaaagttacaacACTTTTTCTAATTTGCAAATTACTTTTTGGCCTCTCCTGAAAATTCGCCATTTGGTGGTTACGTTAATTCATATTACAGGTGACGATATGTCATTTTACTCCTACGTTTCGGATCCTAATCTCTAATGTAGTTAGGATAGTTGGAGTTAGAAAGCCATGAACTACACGAAATACATTAAAAGTTTATTGCGTCTAAAgcctaaatataaaaaaataacaccaaAAAGAATTATACAGCAATACAGTAGTCGACCATTTGTTTATGCGtgtctattttataaaaaaacgtcATTGTAGGTTTATCTAACTAAGATAACCgacttagaaaaataaaaacctccacattatcatttcaaattcaatatctcgaaaacggctgaagcgattttaataaaacatacctaaaaatTACCGCAAAGAAACTTgttcttacaaaaaaaatacgctttaaaatcggttcatcgtTTTGacagctacaatgccacagacagacactgtcgtcaaacttatgacacaacactttttgcgtcgagggttaaaaataggtactaaGCTATAGCACAGTCTGAGAACatccttacaataaaaaatagaaacaaaattatccaattgtcaaataaaacgaataaccttcctatttataagttataagGCAAACACGTCGTCAAGAGACGTCACTGGCATGGACCCCAAATCGCAGGCCGCATTACCTCTTTGTATAGCTATCCCAATTCATTGCGTGAGATAACCGCCAGCTCTAACCTCCTAGACAAGTCTTTAAGCGCTTCTCTAGTCAGACGCATCACCAGGCAAAGGCCAGACAAAAGCAACTAACTCTTTTGTTTAGCCTGAAGTTccagtcatcatcattataacaGCCGTAGGCCATTCACTGGTTCTCCGCCTTTTCGCATAATTAGTTTtacccaaatgtttcatttgccaacttttttatttcccaagtcatgattttctctgaaaccatagtattttcggaactttcataaaacaaacctaacctaaccaactgtgctctataaaaccataataaAATTCACTGAGATTGTCCAGCAGCCCTGATGCCAGCAGGGATGATGAATTGTGTGAAAAGGCAGTATCCGCCGTCcacccactgttggacataggcctccccaatggACGTCCATTTGCTTCGActgaaagcggcctgcatccaccttgaacccgcggctttaatcaagtcatccgtccatctcgttggtggacatccatCGCTGtacttgccgattcgcggtctccctTCGAGAACTTTTTGGCCCCAACGACAATGCATTTTCcttgctatatggcctgcccactgccacttcaacggGCTAATTCGCTTGAAATTCCCCTAACtcaaataaattctaaatatctCTCTTTTATACGCCTTCATAAGCATATTAGCCAACCTGCAGTAAATTCGCTATTCTATTAAATTCTCCTACCTATCTTCACACTATATTTTGGGTCTCAATTTGCTTTCTCGAATATATTTCACGCACCAAAGTTTCGAGTTCCACCCTCACATTTTATCACCGCATTTGTAACCTTATAGAAGACGAGTGGaagtatatttttctttgttggcggaggaaaattttcaagtatGTTACATGCCTCGAAGTGAGAAATTTCATTTGAGACGATTTCACGATTTTCCTTTGCAGGTTCCCTCGGGAGAGGCCGTTGATTTATCTCGACGAATATTTTCCTTTTTCTTGTGTGTattcaaaaaaattgttttctgtTACGTACTTTATGAGATGTCCTTTGAAAGTGTAATGTTCTCTGTTACGCCTGCTTTATTACCAAGGCGTACATAATTTCAGTATGTTCTAATTTTCTCGTGCTTGTTTAAATAAACGTACGTATATGCTTACTGATTGTGCTTACATCTACTAAAATTTCGGTTTGTATGATATAATCTTATCAGCTCTTGATGTTTTCCAAGAATCCATGAGGACGCGAAGCTGTGGTAGCCCAGTGCCATACAAAGCCATACAAACTCTCAATCCCCTTTTCACCCTCCGAGGGTTGAATTATTTCTTATATATACACATTATATAACAAcaataaatcagaaaaaaagctTTCTAAGTCTAAACGTTTAGGCTGAGcggtatatatgtcggcggcggATCGTataatccgccagatcacaaaattcctaggcatatcgtgaaatggcgccatttcatgaactggctaagggacatccgccatatcgctCAAAACTCACTGTtaaacgatttgcctagtgacgtttaggcagatcatgtaattcctaggcatatcataaaacgccgacatttcatgatttggccagtttaggcagatcatgaaattcccaGGCATTTCATGAAACACCGCCATttcggttctggcgcttcgtcggccgctgccgcggcacgctcgcttcgctcgctcggctcgtgcgttgtagtcacaattcatactaaccatatttctcgcttcgctcgtcgtacctaaatttttctttttttcggcatatatcacgatgtgcccggtatagagctgggaatatcgacgaacgcgttgctctaatcgatctgccgtattgtttctcaggcacatcgtaatatgcctggccaacttttaggcatattatgacatggcgccatttcacgatatgcctaggaattccgtgatctggcggattttacgatcagtCGCCGACATATAGATGTTTAAAAAGTCAAGCTTCACATCAAGCCATCGCTAGAATCTCTTACAGCAGATGCGAAAAACTTCCACAACGCTATATATAACAGTAGGTAGGTCCTCGGTACTTTAGATCCGAATAATCTACAATAAAGGCCACCCGCAAACTTATTTAACGAGTCGTTTAACAACCCCCTTAACTACTATTATAACACTAGCCAATAAACCAATAACTTTTTGCGGTCTTACAACGGCTTTGTACGCAGCAGCGTACGTAACACTTTATACAAAGTTATGacaaaacatacacaaaaacaaaatgttataaTCTAAGCTTTACTTCGAAGGGAAGAAGGATGACTTGGACGATACATTAAGGTTTGTAGATGCAAAGTTATATTTGTCGATCGCAGGACGCATTGCTCTCGCGGGTGTGATATCCTCTTATAGTGAGACCACAGGTTTCATAGTTGttgttttatattgaaaaatatgACGTTAATGGAAAATATGCGACATATTTTCCACTGCACAGAAGAAACTACATCGTGGGCAAATTTATGGCGTGCTTTCCTTGAGACGCTGCTAATCGAATACAGATTGTAGTGAataacgtttttagggttccgtagcaaaaatggcaaaaacggaacccttatagtttcgccatgtctgtctgtctgtctccgtccgcggctttgctcagggactatcagtgctagaaagctgtaattttgcacgaatatttatatgtcaactatgccgacaaaatggtacaatttaaaatgcaaaaaaaaaaacctcccaGAGACGtagtgggtgatttttttttctcatccaatcttatagtgtagggtatcgttggataggactCTTAAAACCATcaaggggttgctaaaacgatttttcgattcagtgattagtttgcgacatattcatttttaaagtgcaaattttcattaaaatcgagcgtcgcccccctcttaaatctaaaccggtgggtgaattaaaaaaaaaaaatcaagatggtaataagtatatcaaacttacaaggaaaactataacggctaagtttgcttgagaattattagtagtttaagagtaaatagcagcctaaggtataaaatatacctaaacttggaatattccgtacaaaatatgaaatccttacaaaaatattactaatttttttcgtaaaggctacggaaccctctttcgggcgtgtccgacatgcccttggccggtttttttccatagtattttgtcgaaaaagtttgtattaatttGCTTTTTCAACCAACTTACGTACTGAAGTTTAAGAAGCTAATTGAGGAAGCTAGATAAATTGGATTTATCGGATTATCGGAAGAAATATGATAGAAAaccattattcactagatctgttCTTATAGAATCAAACAATCGCATATAATGagggtaatttattgaattaggacCAGGAGGAATGAGGAATCAGGAGgattactttgtggaggtccaatATTAACGGTCTATAAacaaatactttgctcacctgcgaccttacgatagcttcGCCTATGCAATAAGtgtatgttcatgcagttacACCGCCTCTAAGAACACTACACAGATACTCATCACACATACCTAactatcactaccaccacataatgctgacgcgtttcgaacacaaccaggttgtgtcactctgatgatgaactctggtcaAGTTCGAAACATAGAGGCTAGTTTAGTCATAAAGCAATGTAAATTTCACCCCGATGGTCAGTTTCCTCAACTATACACAATAattgctaaaaataaaaaccagggAAATTAAATGAATCAAAAAGCAAGAAACTCatcaaaaacacattcaaagAAAGCACAACATCAATTTAGCAAACAAAAATATGTCAACCACTGACATTGAGTCCATTTAGTACCATTGAAATATGACACCCCCGAGGTTTTCATTTTTATGCTTTGTTTAGTAATTTCTAGATTTCCTTTAGGGTAAAAAGAAACGAAATAACGAAAGCTCTCTTGAAAATTCGGATATGATTTGCATTTACCCAGGGGAGGCCTGTTGATTTGGCAACTGGCGCACAGTGGATAAGCCTGTATACAATAACGGACAAAAATACGCCAAAAATGAGACTGCACAAGtgataataatgtttttaacttcCGCGGTCTATATTCATAACTAATATACTTTAGGACCATATGACCGTATTATAGATATAACTggcgaaaaaaattataattccgagtgcattagacaataaggGTGCAGTTGTTAGgcaattttataatttagtgATTAATGGCAATCATGTCAAAATCGCTGTTACGTTATTTCCTCCACACATCCAGTGATTATTGGTTTTAACATCAAATGGCCCCGCGCACTACTATTGGCCAAGCGATGAATGTTTTAGATCGATTGATTGTAGGCGACCTAGTGCAGTTGATAGCACATTCAGCTCGTGTGCCCAAGAGATGAGAGTTCAAAACCTGTCCAGAGCACACGCAATCTTATTTTAGATTACATTAATCAAGCGTTCTGCTAAAAAACCTAATTAACAACattgttttaataaattggtCTTCTCATAaataggttagctggaagacaTGCTTTATTAAgaataagctcgcctttgtacttttctctgtatatttattttttatgtgcaataatttattgacatacataaattgaattaattaaacAGGTAGGTAATTGCGTAAAATGTGGCCTATTTATTGAAATCAATTTTGGCtgactttcaatattttttactcctgatcaccgattaaaagtTATAGTACCACTGTGCAGTGGCATTTTTCCCGGCCTAGGGGATGTACATACTAACACACTGTTTGATTACATCCGGGCAGTCAGGGAATTACCAGGGAACATTTATTCGCAAACGGAATAGCCGAGTTGACAAGATTTATTATGTATGCAGCCTTTAAAAACTGTGCTGTGACCaggattttttgttttgtaaatttataCACGAACAAAATTTTTGGTCTCATTGGTcgtgctaaaaaaaaaatccttgcaGAATGCAGAGGTCTCTGGAAAAATGGTTGCCACTGATGTAGATTACTTCAGTCAGAATTACGAACCCAACAAAACTGAAACAATATACATACATCGAATAACTTAGATTtaggaaaataattaataatatatttacagcaaacgaaaaaaattacataaaacgaTATGTATCGAAACAAAAATCAGACTATATTTTTAGTGTTTCAAATAAGGTAACCCATTAGAACGCGTAAATTCAGCATTTTAAGTTTTCAGTAATAGCCTCCAGCGATATACCGCATTGAATCAATGAGATAATCCAACGTTGATAGTCATTCTTACTGACAAAATCCGGATACAAATTTCcatattatattacctattaTATTTTAGCTGTTATAATAGTGTGTGTTAATTACTCATTACACTAGCTTAAAGGTCTACTTAGTttagctttttaaaaaatatggctttgaAGGATTTGAAGGACAATTTTATCAGGGTGTAGTAGGTTTTGCCGCTGCACCGTAAAAAGTCTGAAAAACGAAATTTGACCTATTAGTGGAAGAACGCTGACCGATACTAAAGGttcaaacggaaccctattgctgtcACTCACGAGaccgtctgtccatctgtcatcTATCACATGGGGTTTTACAGTCAAACGGTTGAATCTGCAGACAATGAAATTGTTAGGCatcttgtaaaaaaacaaattttagactTTGGGTCAAAGGATACTAAAGGGggatgcaaaaagagggtggGGTATCATTGTATAGAAACTGTTAAGCGAATTAATGttgcattttgtatttttaaaaatatacaaaaaaaagaaaagagaagCCAACAAATtcaaacaacaaataacaaagacAAACAAACTAAAAGTGAGATTAAATCTCGTGATACTAAATTAGCTATTATTTAAAACGGATTAGAGgatttatgatttttataattAGTTGCGATTAAGATAAACATAAAACATCGCGAGAATCGTATGCGTgtaataaattacctactttttttcgTTGTTGTTCATTATATATGATATCTAGTGAAAttcttatattatataatacatCTTTTATCACGTACATAATAACACGTAAACAAGAACgaattataaaattacaatacagtTACTACGGTACTTTATCACGCGATAAAACTCAACATCATTATTtgtgacaatccgtagcaaaagggtCCTTATGGCAGGCTGATATGCTGATATGTTAGATTGAAAATGGTTTAAAATGTTTACTTATCGTATTTTCTCATGTCTTTTAACagataacataaaattatagcTGATAATTTACCATCGATAAATGCCGATAACGACATGATTATTAAAACTGAAGTAAAGAACAACAGGACTAAAAGAAGAAAGCTAAACTAAAGAAGCCCCAACTCTAAACAAGAATCTACCAGACCCATAATTCTATGCTTCAACGCCATGACAGTAGAACCGTCTAAATTTTGAGCCTTAATTTGAGCCATAGCAATATCCGTCATTTCTTCTTTAGTTCCTTCCAATGCTTTAAAATCCAAGGCATCCTTAGATTCTCGCACAACCATTGATGAGTGCAGGAGTCCAAAACCGAAGGTTGCTCTTGAGTATCTTCTTAAATCAGCATCGAGCTGGTCTCTTGGGAGTATCCTGTTAGATTTGAGTCCGTGGTTGGCTAATGAAAAGTCCAACATTTCGTGGTAATAGTCGATCCATTCGTGGTAATGCTTGACTCTGGTTCCGTGATCGGTGCAGTTGAAGATGAAGTAAAGAAGGTCGGCGGCGGGATTGCTTTCCTTAGAGAGTTGGTAGTCAATCATTACGTTCTCAATAACCTTTCCTTTCTGAAAATGAGAATATTATATAGTTATAGAatgtttcataaagaaaaaaaagcctAGTTAGACTTAGTTGGTGAAAAAACTCACATTATAAAAAACGGACTCGAAGTAACTATGctgaccattttttttataattgaatgcCTATTAATACAGTGTCATCATGTCATTAAGTGCAAGATTATAGTGTCCTCATTATAAGAGCATTACTTTTATGTATCATAAGTACTCGAGCTTGGTATGTcgatttttatgtaattttcttACGGAGACTAAAGTTAATAAACCTACGGATAAATTTTCACCATTctgataaatgttttatttacttacctcaAGTTTAAACATAATGTTGTTAGACCAGCAGTCTCCCTGCTGGATCACGGAGTACTTTGAATTCTTCTCGTAGTTGTAAATTTTCTTGACATGTGTCTTGGTCTGTGATAATGACCcggttataatttttttatacttttcacTGTCCATTAATGCCTTTAAATTATTCTCAGTTGCTTCGAAAAACATTTGTGTTTCGACATCCTCTTCCAAAAGCGCCcacatattaattatttttccaaCAAAGTTTTTATAAGTTTCCGGTTGGAATTCTTTTAGAGCATATGAAAGTGAATGAAAAATGGCCAAATCTTTAAGTACCAATCTCACAATTTCATTTGATAAGGGTACAAATCTGTTCAACATCTCAAAGTTGGACTCTGATAGATCTTCAAGTAGAATTAATTCATTTGGTTCTTCGTTTAATACACCGTAGCAAACGGGGAATCTTATTCTTTCGCTGTCTGGTATACCAGCTACGTCTTGCAGATTATTCAATTTCGGAATAACCTCTtgatacataattatttcattattgaACAAAACCGCTGTTTTCATAAGTTTTCTGAGTATCTCTGCAGCAGGCGCTGATTTGCCAATCATTTTGAAAGTATCACCGTCTGATTC encodes:
- the LOC141435454 gene encoding uncharacterized protein, giving the protein MALFKFEGDLESLSEPQLKLVESVLQKHGFKEGKVTVEPVGKKGDNYAANVKRFIHESDGDTFKMIGKSAPAAEILRKLMKTAVLFNNEIIMYQEVIPKLNNLQDVAGIPDSERIRFPVCYGVLNEEPNELILLEDLSESNFEMLNRFVPLSNEIVRLVLKDLAIFHSLSYALKEFQPETYKNFVGKIINMWALLEEDVETQMFFEATENNLKALMDSEKYKKIITGSLSQTKTHVKKIYNYEKNSKYSVIQQGDCWSNNIMFKLEKGKVIENVMIDYQLSKESNPAADLLYFIFNCTDHGTRVKHYHEWIDYYHEMLDFSLANHGLKSNRILPRDQLDADLRRYSRATFGFGLLHSSMVVRESKDALDFKALEGTKEEMTDIAMAQIKAQNLDGSTVMALKHRIMGLVDSCLELGLL